The proteins below are encoded in one region of Citrobacter enshiensis:
- a CDS encoding oxidative damage protection protein, producing the protein MSRTIFCTFLQRDAEGQDFQLYPGELGKRIYNEISKEAWAQWQHKQTMLINEKKLNMMNIEHRKLLEQEMINFLFEGKDVHIEGYTPEDKK; encoded by the coding sequence ATGAGCAGAACGATTTTTTGTACTTTCCTGCAACGTGATGCCGAAGGCCAGGATTTTCAGCTGTACCCAGGCGAACTGGGAAAACGTATCTATAACGAAATCTCCAAAGAAGCCTGGGCGCAGTGGCAGCATAAACAAACGATGCTGATCAATGAAAAGAAACTCAACATGATGAATATTGAGCATCGTAAATTGCTGGAACAGGAGATGATTAACTTCCTGTTTGAAGGCAAAGATGTACACATTGAAGGCTATACGCCGGAAGACAAAAAATAA
- the mltC gene encoding membrane-bound lytic murein transglycosylase MltC, whose protein sequence is MMKKFFALALVAPLLISCSSSTNKGDTYNEAWVKDTNGFDILMGQFAHNIENLWGFKEVLIAGPKDYVKYTDQFQTRSHINFDAGTITVETIAGTDPAGHLRRAIIKTLLMGDDPTTVDLYSDVDDIKISKEPFLYGQVVDHTGQAIRWEGRATNFADYLLKTRLKSRSNGLRIIYSVTINLVPNHLDKRAHKYLGMVRQASRKYGVDESLILAIMQTESSFNPYAVSHADALGLMQVVQHSAGKDVFRSQGRSGTPSRSFLFDPASNIDTGTAYLAMLSNVYLGGIDNPTSRRYAVITAYNGGAGSVLRVFSNDKIQAAAIINSMSPGDVYQTLTTRHPSAESRRYLHKVNSAQKSYRRK, encoded by the coding sequence ATGATGAAAAAATTTTTCGCGCTTGCACTTGTTGCGCCGTTGCTCATCTCCTGTTCCAGTTCGACCAACAAAGGCGATACGTACAATGAAGCCTGGGTCAAGGATACCAACGGTTTTGATATTTTGATGGGGCAATTTGCCCATAACATTGAAAATCTGTGGGGGTTCAAGGAAGTTCTGATCGCCGGTCCAAAAGACTATGTGAAGTACACCGATCAGTTTCAGACCCGCAGCCATATCAACTTTGATGCCGGTACCATCACCGTTGAAACCATTGCCGGAACAGATCCCGCCGGACATCTGCGTCGGGCCATTATCAAGACGCTGTTAATGGGCGACGATCCAACGACTGTCGATCTCTATTCTGACGTCGATGACATTAAGATCTCCAAAGAGCCATTCCTCTATGGTCAGGTGGTGGATCATACAGGCCAGGCCATACGCTGGGAAGGTCGCGCGACAAACTTCGCCGATTACCTGCTGAAAACCCGGCTTAAAAGCCGCAGCAACGGTCTGCGCATCATTTACAGCGTCACCATCAACCTTGTCCCAAACCACCTTGATAAACGCGCGCATAAATACCTCGGTATGGTGCGTCAGGCATCACGGAAATATGGCGTCGACGAATCACTCATTCTGGCGATTATGCAGACTGAATCTTCCTTTAACCCGTACGCGGTCAGTCATGCCGACGCGCTGGGCCTGATGCAGGTAGTTCAGCATAGCGCCGGGAAAGACGTTTTCCGTTCACAGGGACGTTCAGGTACCCCAAGCCGCAGCTTCCTGTTCGATCCTGCCAGTAACATTGATACCGGCACCGCCTATCTGGCGATGCTCAGCAATGTTTATTTAGGGGGGATCGATAACCCGACATCACGGCGCTACGCGGTGATCACAGCCTACAACGGCGGTGCGGGCAGCGTGTTGCGCGTATTCTCCAACGATAAGATCCAGGCTGCTGCTATTATTAACAGCATGTCACCGGGAGATGTTTACCAGACGCTGACCACTCGACACCCTTCTGCAGAATCGCGTCGCTATTTGCATAAGGTCAATTCGGCACAAAAATCGTATCGCCGTAAATAG
- a CDS encoding Ig-like domain-containing protein: protein MKQHTVPRKNAMFRFFAWLQIFLQVLFPLASTVSHSALAQSSISTNISQSPFAVDKNTSSAPKNTTTLPYGDTMSSLASSLSSNSAEGVASSAKSVATGYASSSAQQWLSQFGTARVQLNVDDNGNWDDSAIDFLAPLYDNKKSMLFTQLGLRAPDGRITGNMGMGVRTFYVEDWMFGGNVFFDDDFTGKNRRIGMGAEAWTNNLKLSANTYVGTTEWHQSRDFNDYNEKPADGYDVRAEGYLPAYPQLGAKLMYEQYYGDKVALFDTDHLQSNPSAVTTGLSYTPVPLVQLAVNYKRGQDSLDDTQFQVNFRYDLGRPWAYQVDPESVRLERSLAGSRYDLVERNNQIVLQYKKKDQQNVSNLSLQVTVDNSPSDGLTPNSAQVYATDKDGQPVRNAPIVWSTTGSAKFATPDTVTNDSGISTVNFTNTLPETVQITAKSGAASASQNSQFNAVTVSNITLKITKDGSVADGKTPNHAVATVTDINNHPIANTQVKWGVDAPATLKSTQTSTDASGQVTTDFTSTTAGAVMLTATAGDKSASQQGHFTADSINNVIDTMVVTQDGSPADGATPNVVTVTVKDSNGSPVSNANVSLSADKSTVAFGSALKAKASKSFQTDTQGSLTVTFTDTVAEAVQLTATLDNTNNKTAAAKFIADSRSAKVNNLTISKDGSVANGTATNQATVTVTDASNNPLSDVNVTWSQDGTAVLGTSAKTDTSGKTTVTFTDTKAETVNITATVNTSSLSRPSVFVADTSTEHVSTLTIDTDGSAANGTAQNSATATVVDSGNNILANTTVNWTVTGSAGLTSGTSTTNSSGQAVMTFTDTKAETVTLTAKANSSDAGQSKTSSFVADMSTARIMLAVTSGSVANGTATNTATVTVTDANNNPLPDVAVTWTQSGSAILADSDSTTGTNGQAVTTLTDVKAETLSVTATMSVNGHGDTQPMTFVVDINSAKISDLEVTTGALADGKATNQATATVTDANGNLLEGMNVTWSQDKNAVFGDSDKTDSQGKTTVTFSDTHAETVNVTATVNGNSLSKPSEFVSLVGNIELTITANNREANNIDSNSVKALVTDVNGDPMPDTPVAWSITAPTATLTSTQNMTDSTGHATASVKDSFSEDVKVTAKSGDQVGDATVTFKPMNFGPVTITLPEGPSITPQEASDGTPVNVSYSGALEYDQITVSFTVDKTADDPGDHAYSMVYTLGVDERGDRPVVVTIPASALANIDAPAGETRTMRVTAQVYRPSVDRSSAPAYAQSDIDSVQ from the coding sequence TCCCCTATGGCGACACCATGAGCAGCCTTGCCAGCTCATTATCGTCCAATAGTGCCGAAGGTGTGGCCAGCAGTGCAAAATCGGTGGCAACCGGCTATGCCTCTTCGTCAGCCCAGCAATGGCTGAGCCAGTTCGGTACTGCCCGTGTTCAGCTTAATGTGGACGATAACGGCAATTGGGATGACAGCGCCATCGATTTCCTTGCCCCGCTTTATGACAATAAAAAATCCATGCTGTTTACCCAGCTCGGTTTGCGTGCGCCTGATGGCCGCATCACCGGAAATATGGGCATGGGGGTACGTACTTTTTATGTTGAAGATTGGATGTTTGGCGGCAACGTCTTCTTTGACGATGATTTCACCGGCAAGAACCGCCGTATTGGTATGGGGGCTGAAGCCTGGACCAATAATTTAAAACTCTCCGCCAACACCTATGTGGGCACTACCGAGTGGCATCAGTCGCGTGATTTTAACGACTATAATGAAAAACCCGCTGATGGTTATGACGTGCGAGCAGAAGGCTACCTTCCTGCTTACCCACAGCTCGGTGCCAAACTGATGTATGAGCAGTACTACGGCGATAAGGTCGCCCTGTTCGATACCGATCATCTGCAAAGCAACCCTTCAGCCGTCACCACCGGCTTGAGTTACACCCCTGTTCCACTCGTTCAGCTCGCCGTCAACTATAAACGTGGACAGGACTCACTGGACGATACTCAGTTTCAAGTCAACTTCCGCTACGACCTCGGTCGTCCATGGGCTTATCAAGTTGACCCAGAGAGCGTCCGTCTTGAACGTAGCTTAGCGGGCAGCCGTTATGATTTGGTTGAGCGTAATAACCAGATTGTGTTGCAGTATAAAAAGAAAGACCAGCAGAACGTCAGTAACCTGAGTTTGCAAGTCACCGTGGATAACAGTCCATCTGATGGCCTGACGCCTAACTCTGCGCAGGTCTATGCGACGGATAAAGACGGTCAGCCGGTGCGTAATGCGCCTATCGTCTGGTCAACCACGGGATCCGCCAAGTTTGCTACGCCAGATACGGTGACCAACGACAGCGGGATTTCTACGGTCAACTTCACTAACACCTTGCCTGAAACGGTGCAAATCACGGCGAAAAGTGGTGCTGCCAGCGCCAGCCAAAACAGTCAATTCAATGCCGTGACGGTCAGCAATATCACGCTGAAAATCACCAAAGATGGCAGCGTGGCCGATGGCAAAACACCGAACCATGCCGTCGCCACCGTCACGGATATTAACAACCATCCGATTGCGAACACTCAGGTGAAATGGGGAGTCGATGCCCCCGCGACGCTGAAGAGCACGCAGACCTCGACCGATGCCAGCGGTCAGGTCACCACTGACTTTACGTCGACCACAGCGGGAGCGGTTATGTTGACGGCCACCGCGGGTGATAAGAGTGCGTCACAGCAAGGGCATTTCACCGCCGACTCGATCAATAATGTTATCGATACGATGGTGGTCACCCAAGATGGCAGTCCAGCCGATGGGGCCACCCCGAACGTAGTCACCGTAACGGTCAAAGACAGCAATGGTTCACCGGTCAGTAATGCCAATGTGTCGTTGAGTGCGGATAAGTCAACGGTGGCATTTGGCTCAGCCTTGAAAGCGAAAGCCTCTAAATCTTTCCAAACAGATACTCAGGGTTCTCTGACGGTTACCTTTACTGATACGGTCGCAGAAGCGGTCCAATTAACGGCAACACTCGATAATACTAACAACAAAACGGCAGCGGCTAAATTTATTGCTGACAGCCGCTCGGCGAAAGTCAACAACCTGACCATCAGCAAAGATGGCAGCGTAGCTAACGGCACCGCCACTAACCAAGCCACCGTCACCGTCACCGACGCCAGTAACAACCCGCTTTCAGATGTGAATGTCACGTGGAGTCAGGATGGCACTGCCGTATTAGGCACCTCGGCTAAGACGGACACCAGCGGTAAAACAACAGTAACGTTCACCGACACCAAAGCCGAAACGGTGAATATCACCGCCACTGTCAACACCAGCAGTTTGTCCAGGCCAAGTGTGTTTGTGGCAGATACGTCTACTGAGCATGTTTCCACATTGACCATTGATACGGATGGCAGTGCGGCCAACGGCACCGCGCAGAACAGTGCCACGGCGACCGTGGTGGATAGCGGTAACAACATACTGGCGAATACCACGGTGAACTGGACCGTCACCGGCAGCGCGGGCCTGACCTCAGGGACCAGTACCACCAATAGCAGTGGTCAGGCGGTGATGACCTTCACTGACACCAAAGCCGAAACCGTTACCTTAACGGCGAAGGCGAACAGTTCGGATGCAGGACAATCGAAAACCAGCAGCTTTGTGGCAGATATGTCAACGGCGCGAATTATGCTGGCGGTAACATCGGGGTCGGTAGCCAACGGTACTGCGACCAATACAGCCACGGTCACGGTTACGGATGCGAATAATAATCCGCTGCCGGATGTTGCCGTTACCTGGACTCAGAGTGGCAGCGCAATTCTGGCTGACAGCGATTCCACGACAGGTACAAACGGGCAGGCAGTAACAACCCTGACAGATGTGAAGGCGGAAACGCTATCCGTGACGGCAACCATGAGCGTCAACGGCCACGGCGATACACAACCGATGACTTTTGTGGTCGACATCAATTCAGCCAAAATCAGCGATCTCGAGGTTACGACGGGCGCGCTGGCGGATGGAAAAGCCACTAACCAGGCAACAGCGACCGTTACAGATGCGAATGGCAACCTGCTGGAAGGCATGAATGTTACCTGGTCTCAGGACAAAAATGCCGTGTTTGGTGACTCAGACAAAACGGACTCGCAGGGTAAAACGACGGTGACGTTCAGCGACACCCATGCAGAGACGGTGAACGTCACTGCCACGGTGAATGGTAATAGTTTGTCCAAACCGAGTGAATTTGTATCCCTGGTGGGAAACATTGAATTGACCATAACCGCGAACAATCGGGAAGCGAATAATATTGATAGTAACAGTGTGAAAGCGCTGGTTACCGATGTCAACGGCGACCCTATGCCGGATACGCCAGTAGCATGGTCTATCACCGCGCCTACGGCGACCTTGACATCTACTCAGAACATGACGGACAGCACGGGTCACGCTACGGCCAGCGTGAAAGATTCGTTTTCTGAGGATGTTAAAGTTACTGCGAAATCAGGTGACCAAGTTGGTGACGCAACGGTAACGTTCAAACCGATGAATTTTGGACCGGTGACCATCACTCTACCGGAAGGGCCATCCATTACCCCTCAGGAGGCATCGGACGGTACGCCAGTTAATGTTTCCTATTCAGGTGCGCTGGAGTATGACCAAATAACGGTTTCGTTTACCGTAGATAAGACGGCTGACGACCCTGGCGATCACGCTTACAGCATGGTATATACCCTCGGTGTCGATGAGAGAGGTGATCGCCCTGTGGTGGTAACTATCCCGGCCTCTGCGCTGGCGAATATCGATGCACCAGCGGGAGAAACAAGAACGATGCGCGTCACGGCTCAGGTATACCGGCCAAGCGTGGATCGGTCCAGCGCTCCAGCGTATGCGCAATCGGATATTGACTCAGTTCAGTGA
- a CDS encoding DUF554 domain-containing protein — MVIGPFINASAVLVGGVIGSLLSQRLPERLRVSMTSIFGLASLGIGILLVIKCANLPVMVLATLIGALIGEICFLERGINAAVAKAQRLFKKPGNTAVHDTFIQNYVAIIVLFCASGTGIFGSMHEGMTGDPSILIAKAFLDFFTAMIFACSLGIAVSAISAPMLVIQLMLAASAALLLPLTTPAMMADFSAVGGLLLLATGLRICGIKMFAVVNMLPALLLAMPISAAWTAFFA, encoded by the coding sequence ATGGTTATTGGTCCTTTTATTAACGCCAGCGCTGTTTTGGTTGGCGGAGTGATCGGTTCACTTCTCAGCCAGCGTTTGCCGGAACGTCTTCGTGTCTCAATGACCTCAATATTCGGTCTGGCCTCACTGGGCATCGGTATTTTACTGGTCATCAAATGCGCCAACCTGCCCGTGATGGTTTTGGCGACCCTTATTGGCGCGCTGATTGGTGAAATCTGTTTCCTGGAAAGAGGCATTAACGCGGCAGTCGCAAAGGCGCAGCGGCTGTTTAAGAAACCAGGTAACACCGCCGTCCACGACACCTTTATCCAGAATTATGTGGCGATCATTGTGCTCTTTTGCGCAAGCGGCACCGGCATTTTCGGCTCGATGCATGAGGGAATGACTGGCGATCCGAGCATTTTAATCGCCAAGGCTTTTCTCGATTTCTTTACCGCGATGATTTTTGCCTGCTCTTTAGGGATCGCGGTTTCCGCCATCTCTGCGCCAATGCTTGTCATTCAGTTAATGCTGGCCGCCAGCGCTGCGTTGCTCCTGCCGCTCACCACCCCCGCGATGATGGCGGATTTTAGCGCAGTGGGCGGGCTGCTCTTACTGGCGACCGGTTTACGTATCTGCGGAATTAAGATGTTTGCAGTGGTGAATATGCTGCCTGCCCTGCTGCTGGCGATGCCGATCTCTGCCGCCTGGACGGCGTTTTTTGCCTGA
- the mutY gene encoding A/G-specific adenine glycosylase yields the protein MQASQFSTQVLGWYDKYGRKTLPWQIDKTPYKVWLSEVMLQQTQVATVIPYFERFMSRFPTVTDLANAPLDEVLHLWTGLGYYARARNLHKAAQQVVTLHGGQFPETFDEVAALPGIGRSTAGAVLSLSLGKHFPILDGNVKRVLARCYAVSGWPGKKEVENKLWALSEAVTPANGVERFNQAMMDLGAMVCTRSKPKCSLCPLQNGCIATANDSWSLYPGKKPKQTLPERTGYFLLMQHEDTVLLAQRPPSGLWGGLYCFPQFEDEDGLRKWLAQRNIKADKLSQLNAFRHTFSHFHLDIVPMWLPVSSFTSCMDEGNALWYNLAQPPSVGLAAPVERLLQQLRTGALV from the coding sequence ATGCAAGCGTCTCAATTTTCAACCCAGGTGTTGGGTTGGTACGATAAATACGGGCGGAAAACGCTGCCCTGGCAAATTGACAAGACGCCTTACAAAGTATGGCTCTCAGAAGTCATGTTGCAACAAACCCAGGTTGCCACGGTAATTCCCTATTTTGAACGCTTTATGTCGCGCTTCCCTACGGTGACTGATTTAGCCAATGCGCCGCTGGACGAAGTGCTTCATTTATGGACCGGTTTAGGTTACTACGCGCGGGCGCGAAATCTGCACAAAGCGGCCCAACAGGTTGTCACGCTACATGGCGGTCAGTTTCCGGAAACCTTCGATGAAGTGGCGGCATTGCCTGGCATCGGGCGATCTACTGCGGGCGCCGTACTCTCTCTCTCACTGGGTAAACATTTTCCGATTCTCGACGGCAACGTCAAGCGCGTGCTGGCGCGCTGCTATGCGGTGAGCGGCTGGCCGGGCAAAAAAGAGGTCGAGAACAAACTGTGGGCCTTGAGCGAAGCGGTCACGCCCGCCAACGGTGTTGAGCGCTTTAACCAGGCAATGATGGATTTAGGCGCGATGGTGTGTACGCGGTCGAAGCCAAAGTGTTCCCTTTGCCCACTACAAAACGGCTGCATTGCGACCGCCAACGACAGCTGGTCGCTCTACCCCGGTAAAAAACCGAAACAGACGCTACCAGAACGGACAGGCTATTTTTTGCTGATGCAGCATGAAGACACCGTGCTGCTGGCACAGCGGCCTCCCAGCGGATTGTGGGGGGGATTGTACTGTTTTCCTCAGTTTGAAGATGAGGATGGCCTGCGTAAGTGGCTGGCGCAACGGAATATTAAAGCTGATAAACTTAGTCAGCTGAATGCGTTTCGCCATACCTTCAGCCATTTCCATCTGGATATTGTGCCCATGTGGCTTCCCGTGTCTTCCTTCACCTCATGCATGGATGAAGGCAACGCGCTCTGGTATAACTTAGCGCAACCGCCGTCGGTCGGACTGGCGGCTCCCGTGGAGCGTTTGTTACAGCAGTTACGCACCGGCGCTTTGGTTTAA
- a CDS encoding nucleoside permease, whose protein sequence is MNLKLQLKVLSFLQFCLWGSWLTTLGSYMFVTLKFDGASIGAVYSSLGIAAVLMPTLLGIVADKWLSAKWVYAICHLLGAATLFMAAEVTTPGAMFFVILLNSLAYMPTLGLINTISYYRLQSAGMDIVTDFPPIRIWGTIGFIFAMWGVSFSGFELSHMQLYIGAVLSVVLALFTLTLPHIPVANQQKNQSWTSMLGLDAFALFKNKRMAIFFIFSMMLGAELQITNMFGNTFLHSFDKDPLFASSFIVQHASVMMSISQISETLFILTIPFFLSRYGIKNVMLISIVAWMLRFGLFAYGDPTPFGTVLLVLSMIVYGCAFDFFNISGSVFVEKEVRPEIRASAQGMFLMMTNGFGCILGGVVSGKVVEHYTLNGITDWQTVWLIFAGYSLILAFAFVALFKYKHVRTPTGSQPVTH, encoded by the coding sequence ATGAATCTTAAGCTGCAGTTGAAAGTCCTCTCCTTTCTGCAGTTCTGCCTGTGGGGAAGCTGGCTCACGACCCTCGGCTCGTATATGTTTGTCACCCTTAAGTTTGACGGTGCCTCCATCGGTGCTGTTTATAGCTCTCTGGGGATCGCCGCCGTCCTGATGCCTACGCTGTTAGGGATTGTGGCGGACAAATGGTTAAGTGCGAAATGGGTGTATGCCATTTGCCATCTGCTTGGCGCCGCAACGCTGTTTATGGCGGCGGAGGTGACCACGCCGGGCGCAATGTTCTTCGTGATCCTCCTTAACTCGTTGGCCTATATGCCGACGTTGGGCCTGATCAATACCATCTCCTACTACCGTTTGCAGTCTGCGGGGATGGACATTGTGACCGACTTCCCGCCAATCCGTATCTGGGGCACCATCGGCTTTATCTTTGCCATGTGGGGTGTGAGCTTCTCCGGCTTCGAACTGAGCCATATGCAGCTGTACATCGGTGCCGTCCTCTCCGTTGTTCTGGCGCTGTTCACCCTGACGCTGCCGCATATTCCGGTAGCCAACCAGCAGAAAAACCAGAGCTGGACATCAATGCTGGGTCTGGATGCCTTCGCGCTGTTTAAAAACAAGCGTATGGCGATCTTCTTCATCTTCTCAATGATGCTGGGCGCTGAACTGCAAATCACCAACATGTTCGGGAACACCTTCCTGCACAGCTTCGATAAAGACCCGCTGTTTGCCAGCAGCTTTATCGTGCAGCACGCCTCGGTGATGATGTCGATTTCTCAGATCTCCGAAACTCTGTTTATCCTGACGATCCCGTTCTTCCTGAGCCGCTACGGCATTAAGAACGTTATGCTTATCAGTATTGTGGCGTGGATGCTGCGCTTCGGTCTGTTCGCGTATGGCGACCCGACGCCGTTCGGTACCGTGCTGCTGGTTCTGTCGATGATTGTTTACGGCTGCGCCTTCGACTTCTTCAACATCTCCGGTTCAGTGTTTGTTGAAAAAGAAGTTCGCCCTGAAATCCGCGCCAGTGCGCAGGGTATGTTCCTGATGATGACCAACGGTTTCGGTTGCATCCTGGGAGGTGTGGTCAGCGGGAAAGTGGTTGAGCATTACACACTGAACGGTATTACCGACTGGCAAACCGTGTGGCTGATTTTCGCCGGCTACTCTCTGATTCTGGCTTTCGCGTTCGTCGCCCTGTTTAAATACAAACACGTCCGCACGCCAACAGGCTCTCAGCCCGTGACACATTAA
- a CDS encoding ornithine decarboxylase, giving the protein MKSMNIAASGELVSRLSTHRHVVALDSTDFTDVAAVVITVADSRSGILSLLKRTGFHLPVFMFSEETTDAPAGVEAVIAGSAQDWLELESAACRYEEELLPPFYDTLTQYVEMGNSTFACPGHQHGEFFKKHPAGRHFYDFFGENLFRADMCNADVKLGDLLIHEGSAKHAQKFAAKVFHADKTYFVLNGTSAANKVVTNALLTRGDLVLFDRNNHKSNHHGALIQAGATPVYLEAARNPFGFIGGIDEHCFNEAYLREQIRNVAPEKADKARPFRLAIIQLGTYDGTIYNARQVIDKIGHLCDYILFDSAWVGYEQFIPMMADGSPLLLELNENDPGIFVTQSVHKQQAGFSQTSQIHKKDNHIRGQARFCPHKRLNNAFMLHASTSPFYPLFAALDVNAKIHEGESGRRLWAECVTLGIEARKAILASCKMLLPFIPPVVDGKPWQEHPTAVIASERRFFSFEPGAKWHGFEGYADDQYFVDPCKLLLTTPGIDAETGRYTDFGIPATILAHYLRENGIVPEKCDLNSILFLLTPAESADKMAQLVAMLAQFEQHIEDDTPLSEVLPTIFNKYPVRYRDYTLRELCQEMHDLYVSFDVKDLQKAMFRQESLPKVAMNPQDANSAFIRGDVELVRICDAEGRIAAEGALPYPPGVLCVVPGEVWGGAVQRYFLALEEGVNLLPGFSPELQGVYSETDTDGIKRLYGYVLK; this is encoded by the coding sequence ATGAAATCAATGAATATTGCCGCCAGCGGTGAGCTGGTATCCCGCTTGTCTACGCACCGTCATGTGGTGGCGCTGGACAGTACCGATTTTACCGACGTCGCGGCAGTCGTCATTACCGTTGCGGACAGCCGTAGCGGCATTCTTTCCCTGCTCAAACGTACTGGCTTTCATTTGCCGGTATTTATGTTCTCAGAAGAGACGACAGATGCGCCTGCGGGCGTCGAAGCGGTCATTGCGGGCAGCGCGCAGGACTGGCTGGAGCTGGAGTCTGCTGCCTGCCGTTATGAAGAGGAGCTGCTGCCGCCATTTTATGACACGCTGACGCAGTACGTTGAGATGGGCAACAGTACCTTTGCGTGCCCCGGGCATCAGCACGGCGAGTTTTTTAAAAAGCATCCCGCGGGTCGCCATTTTTACGACTTTTTCGGTGAAAACCTGTTCCGTGCCGACATGTGCAACGCCGATGTGAAGTTGGGCGATTTGCTGATCCACGAAGGGTCGGCGAAACATGCACAGAAATTTGCCGCCAAAGTCTTCCATGCGGATAAAACCTATTTTGTGCTCAACGGGACGTCAGCGGCAAATAAAGTGGTCACCAACGCGCTGCTGACGCGCGGCGATCTGGTGCTGTTCGATCGTAACAACCACAAGTCGAATCACCATGGCGCACTGATTCAGGCGGGCGCTACGCCGGTTTATCTTGAGGCGGCACGTAACCCGTTTGGTTTTATTGGCGGCATTGATGAACATTGTTTTAACGAGGCGTATCTGCGCGAGCAAATTCGCAATGTCGCGCCGGAAAAGGCAGATAAAGCGCGGCCCTTCCGTCTGGCCATTATTCAACTTGGCACTTATGACGGCACTATCTACAACGCACGCCAGGTGATCGACAAGATAGGTCATCTTTGTGACTACATCTTGTTTGACTCGGCCTGGGTGGGTTATGAGCAATTTATTCCAATGATGGCTGATGGCTCGCCGTTGTTGCTGGAGCTGAATGAAAACGATCCGGGCATTTTCGTCACCCAGTCCGTCCATAAACAGCAGGCCGGCTTCTCGCAAACCTCGCAGATTCACAAGAAAGATAACCATATTCGTGGCCAGGCGCGTTTCTGCCCGCATAAGCGGCTGAATAATGCCTTTATGCTCCATGCGTCGACCAGTCCGTTCTACCCGCTGTTTGCGGCGCTGGATGTTAACGCCAAAATTCATGAAGGGGAGAGCGGCCGCCGTTTGTGGGCCGAATGCGTCACGCTGGGTATTGAAGCGCGTAAGGCCATTCTCGCCAGCTGTAAAATGCTCCTGCCGTTTATTCCTCCCGTCGTCGATGGCAAGCCGTGGCAGGAACATCCCACGGCAGTAATTGCCAGTGAGCGCCGCTTCTTCAGCTTTGAACCCGGTGCGAAATGGCACGGCTTTGAAGGGTATGCCGACGATCAGTATTTTGTCGATCCCTGCAAGCTGCTGCTGACAACGCCTGGCATTGATGCTGAGACCGGGCGTTATACCGATTTTGGTATTCCCGCTACCATTCTGGCGCACTATCTGCGCGAAAACGGCATCGTGCCGGAGAAGTGCGATCTCAACTCGATTTTATTCCTCCTGACGCCTGCTGAAAGCGCTGACAAAATGGCGCAACTGGTGGCGATGCTGGCGCAGTTTGAACAGCATATTGAAGACGATACGCCGCTTTCAGAGGTGTTGCCGACCATCTTCAATAAATACCCGGTGCGCTATCGTGACTATACCCTGCGCGAACTGTGCCAGGAGATGCACGATCTGTACGTCAGCTTTGATGTTAAAGATCTGCAAAAAGCGATGTTCCGTCAGGAGAGTTTGCCAAAGGTGGCGATGAATCCTCAGGATGCCAACAGCGCGTTTATCCGTGGTGATGTCGAGTTGGTACGTATTTGCGATGCAGAAGGTCGTATCGCGGCGGAAGGGGCGCTACCTTACCCTCCAGGCGTCCTGTGTGTGGTCCCCGGTGAAGTGTGGGGCGGGGCGGTCCAGCGTTACTTCCTCGCGCTGGAAGAGGGTGTAAACCTGTTACCGGGTTTCTCACCAGAGCTACAGGGCGTGTACAGCGAAACAGACACAGACGGCATTAAGCGTTTGTATGGCTATGTGCTGAAGTAA